Proteins co-encoded in one Kutzneria chonburiensis genomic window:
- a CDS encoding helix-turn-helix transcriptional regulator, with protein sequence MTDHQLRRRELAAFLRSRRERLSPEQAGIAVTGRRRTPGLRREEVAQLAGVGVTWYTWLEQARDINVSEQVLAAIAGTLRLDSSERGHLYTLAGHPEPAPDRDSKAIPSAVLVMLTQLEPIPAAIINARFDLLAYNHTYERMVGGIEHLPFDERNWLYLVFMSPRWRDAVLDWEDSAARLVGRLRAGMAVHGGEPSWKGLVKRMRQNPDFVRLWEQHDVRAPENFTKRYQHPEVGLLTLDYTQLWLGERSELKLTTYTPVDGDTWAKVRLLQETAGR encoded by the coding sequence ATGACCGATCACCAGCTCCGGCGGCGCGAACTGGCGGCCTTTCTGCGCAGCCGGCGCGAGCGGCTCTCGCCGGAGCAGGCGGGCATCGCCGTCACCGGCCGCCGTCGTACGCCGGGCCTGCGCCGCGAGGAGGTCGCGCAGCTCGCCGGCGTCGGCGTGACCTGGTACACGTGGCTGGAGCAGGCCCGGGACATCAACGTCTCCGAGCAGGTGCTGGCCGCTATCGCCGGCACCCTGCGGCTCGACTCCTCGGAGCGGGGCCACCTCTACACGTTGGCCGGGCATCCCGAGCCGGCGCCGGACCGCGACAGCAAGGCCATCCCGAGCGCCGTGCTGGTGATGCTGACCCAGCTGGAGCCGATCCCGGCCGCGATCATCAACGCCCGCTTCGACCTGCTCGCGTACAACCACACCTACGAGCGCATGGTCGGCGGCATCGAGCACCTGCCGTTCGACGAACGCAACTGGCTGTACCTGGTCTTCATGTCGCCGAGGTGGCGCGACGCCGTCCTGGACTGGGAGGACTCCGCTGCCCGCCTGGTCGGCCGGCTCCGGGCCGGCATGGCCGTGCACGGCGGCGAGCCGAGCTGGAAGGGCCTGGTCAAGCGGATGCGCCAGAACCCCGACTTCGTACGGCTGTGGGAGCAGCACGACGTCCGGGCACCGGAGAACTTCACCAAGCGCTACCAGCACCCCGAGGTCGGCCTGCTCACCCTGGACTACACCCAGCTCTGGCTGGGCGAGCGCTCCGAGCTCAAACTCACCACCTACACCCCGGTCGACGGGGACACGTGGGCGAAGGTGCGGCTGCTCCAGGAGACGGCGGGGCGGTGA
- a CDS encoding ester cyclase: MQLPTSIAVAATLGALVVGGVQAYPSSPVTHNTELGREFVVLENDSDATDRQRLAHTIVSPDYLQHNAIVPPGRDGLLTFLRGVRVVMPDVRFTSRDVFATDDRVVSRFTVTGTVTGGPFVGVPAGGQHLEWDGVDIWTVRGGRLYEHWDQFDWPRALIQLGVKGLPQPFVQAAAQPVNR; this comes from the coding sequence ATGCAGCTACCCACCTCGATCGCCGTCGCGGCGACCCTCGGCGCCCTTGTCGTCGGCGGCGTGCAGGCCTATCCGTCCAGCCCGGTCACGCACAACACCGAACTGGGCCGTGAATTCGTGGTGCTGGAGAACGACAGCGACGCCACCGACCGGCAACGCCTGGCCCACACCATCGTGTCGCCGGACTACCTACAGCACAACGCCATCGTGCCACCGGGGCGCGACGGACTGCTCACGTTCCTGCGGGGCGTGCGGGTGGTCATGCCCGACGTCAGGTTCACCTCCCGGGACGTGTTCGCCACCGACGACCGGGTCGTCTCCCGATTCACCGTCACCGGCACCGTGACCGGCGGCCCGTTCGTCGGCGTACCGGCCGGCGGGCAGCACCTGGAGTGGGACGGCGTCGACATCTGGACGGTGCGCGGCGGGCGGCTCTACGAGCACTGGGACCAGTTCGACTGGCCGCGCGCCCTGATCCAGCTCGGCGTCAAGGGATTGCCGCAACCGTTCGTCCAGGCCGCCGCCCAGCCCGTGAACCGCTGA
- a CDS encoding ABC transporter substrate-binding protein: protein MQRKPAAVLVIAALALTVTACGSGTAAPASDTATRSTGEGKTHYPLTITNCGKQYTFAKAPSRVVVMNGGSVAEVSSLLALGLGGRVVANAQNYGASDVPGRLDAIKALPTGGIKLNDQQDIPREAMLGLRPDFVISTYEGGFSAQNGFATRDDLSRIGANTYVPQHACGATGMVAGNPTIQDSYDLLRDLGKIFDVPGKADQVIAAAQQKVGAAADKVRGKPAKNVMLVFPGMGADDFSSIAAAGMWNDILARAGATNPFNDPAGNEFATVSKEKLATTPIDALIVVNYQNPDPDGSAKKILAQFPQWDAAKNKRYLVLSDSIYLGPSNDVAVDKIARLVHPDAF, encoded by the coding sequence ATGCAGCGCAAACCCGCCGCCGTGCTGGTGATCGCCGCCCTCGCGCTGACGGTGACGGCGTGCGGCAGCGGGACTGCCGCCCCCGCGTCCGACACCGCCACCCGGTCGACGGGCGAAGGCAAGACGCACTACCCGCTCACCATCACCAACTGCGGCAAGCAGTACACGTTCGCCAAGGCTCCGAGTCGGGTGGTGGTGATGAACGGCGGCTCGGTAGCCGAGGTCTCCTCACTTCTCGCACTGGGACTCGGCGGCCGGGTCGTGGCCAACGCGCAGAACTACGGCGCGTCGGACGTGCCGGGCCGGCTGGACGCGATCAAGGCGCTGCCGACCGGCGGTATCAAGCTCAACGACCAGCAGGACATTCCGCGCGAGGCAATGCTGGGGTTGCGGCCCGACTTCGTGATCTCCACCTACGAGGGCGGCTTCTCCGCGCAGAACGGCTTCGCCACCCGGGACGACCTGTCCAGGATCGGCGCGAACACGTATGTGCCGCAACACGCCTGCGGCGCCACCGGCATGGTCGCCGGCAACCCGACCATCCAGGACAGCTACGACCTGCTGCGCGACCTCGGCAAGATCTTCGACGTGCCGGGCAAGGCCGACCAGGTGATCGCCGCCGCCCAGCAGAAGGTCGGCGCGGCCGCCGACAAGGTCCGCGGCAAGCCCGCCAAGAACGTCATGCTGGTGTTCCCCGGCATGGGCGCGGACGACTTCAGCTCCATCGCCGCCGCCGGCATGTGGAACGACATCCTGGCCAGGGCCGGCGCGACCAACCCGTTCAACGACCCGGCCGGCAACGAGTTCGCCACCGTCAGCAAGGAAAAGCTGGCCACCACGCCGATCGACGCGCTGATCGTGGTGAACTACCAGAACCCGGACCCGGACGGCTCGGCGAAGAAGATCCTGGCCCAGTTCCCGCAGTGGGACGCCGCCAAGAACAAGCGCTACCTCGTGCTGTCCGATTCCATCTACCTGGGGCCCAGCAACGACGTCGCGGTGGACAAGATCGCTCGTCTCGTCCATCCAGATGCGTTCTGA
- a CDS encoding LLM class flavin-dependent oxidoreductase has product MSKLRFGYFLAPMHRPGINPTVALHRDLDFVEHLDRLGYDEAWIGEHHSAGSEIIASPEVFIAAAASRAPRITFGTGVVSLSYHNPLWAADRIVLLDHLTRGRVVFGVGPGSLPTDSTMIGLNPTDTRELLEDNLDIIVRLLGGETVTAKTATHQLVDARLQLRPYNPDGIPISVAAVASPTGPRLAGRHGLGLLSIGATLTVEGFDALAHHWNVMEERAAAYGTTVDRDRWSLVSLFHIAETEEQARKEVEHGLVAWSRYFAHVAAFPQMAVQTGDVKEVIAFVNNSGMGVIGTPEQARAHVQRLWDQSNGFGSLLSMGHDWATPEATNRSAQLFAEEVVPHFQGQAQPTLDAAERAAAVRAGHNQHQLAAIEHMTAKYQQELTGSQS; this is encoded by the coding sequence ATGAGCAAGCTTCGATTCGGCTACTTCCTCGCCCCGATGCACCGCCCCGGCATCAACCCGACCGTGGCGCTGCACCGCGACCTCGACTTCGTCGAGCACCTGGACCGGCTGGGCTACGACGAGGCCTGGATCGGCGAGCACCACTCCGCCGGCAGCGAGATCATCGCCTCGCCGGAGGTGTTCATCGCCGCCGCCGCGAGTCGCGCCCCCCGCATCACGTTCGGCACCGGCGTCGTCTCTTTGTCGTACCACAATCCCCTGTGGGCAGCCGATCGGATCGTGCTGCTCGACCATCTGACCCGCGGCCGCGTCGTTTTCGGCGTCGGCCCCGGCTCACTGCCGACGGACTCGACGATGATCGGCCTGAATCCGACGGATACTCGCGAACTCCTCGAGGACAACCTCGACATCATCGTCCGGTTGCTGGGCGGCGAGACGGTGACCGCGAAGACGGCGACGCACCAGCTCGTCGACGCCCGGCTTCAACTGCGCCCCTACAACCCCGACGGCATCCCGATCTCGGTGGCCGCCGTCGCCTCGCCCACCGGACCCCGGCTCGCCGGACGTCACGGCCTCGGCCTGCTGTCGATCGGGGCGACTCTCACCGTCGAGGGCTTCGATGCCCTGGCGCACCACTGGAATGTGATGGAGGAGCGCGCCGCGGCGTACGGCACGACGGTCGACCGTGACCGGTGGAGCCTGGTCAGCCTGTTCCACATCGCCGAAACCGAGGAACAGGCGCGCAAGGAGGTCGAGCACGGCCTGGTCGCGTGGTCACGCTACTTCGCACACGTCGCGGCGTTCCCTCAGATGGCCGTGCAGACCGGCGACGTCAAAGAGGTCATCGCATTCGTGAACAACTCGGGTATGGGTGTCATCGGCACTCCGGAGCAGGCGCGGGCGCACGTGCAACGGCTGTGGGACCAGTCGAACGGCTTCGGCTCCCTGCTGTCGATGGGACACGACTGGGCCACCCCCGAGGCGACCAATCGTTCCGCTCAGCTGTTCGCGGAAGAGGTCGTTCCGCACTTCCAAGGGCAGGCCCAGCCCACACTCGACGCCGCCGAGCGCGCCGCCGCGGTACGCGCGGGCCACAACCAGCACCAGTTGGCGGCCATCGAGCACATGACGGCGAAATACCAGCAGGAACTGACGGGATCGCAGTCCTGA
- a CDS encoding MFS transporter, which translates to MTATATPLATVRDWVGLAVVLGATFMGQVDGFIVVIAAPSIQRDLPASFWQVQLVGAAYVLACAAGLITGGRLGDRYGRRRVFLVGVAVFTLASLACGLAPTAPVLIAARFVQGIGAAALIPQELALVRSIFLDDGRRARAIRWYGVVLGFGVIFGLAGGGLLVQWDIAGLGWRTAFLINVPIGALILALGRTVAESHAEGSPALDPAGAVLTALALPALLLPLVLGQQAGWIWLSLIIGIGLATVLYRQQRAAPEPLFPIRVLTTKGLPAGLAAIGTFFAGNAGLFLIFTYYLQTGLGLDALTAGLMFVPLGIGFVVGSGVSGRVASRFGRRLPSLGCLFLAAVLATQLAVVHAAPDAQNVLLALTIGVVGLAQGLVVSPLIAGIFDQVSPDDAGAVSGAASTVTQIGLATGFAAVGSWYRLMLGGDTTLGGQAWAYSAAILVLITLAVVTSLLCARREPNTVSDRPV; encoded by the coding sequence GTGACCGCCACCGCCACTCCCCTAGCGACCGTCAGGGACTGGGTCGGCCTGGCCGTGGTGCTGGGCGCGACGTTCATGGGACAGGTCGACGGCTTCATCGTGGTCATCGCGGCCCCGTCGATCCAGCGCGACCTGCCGGCGAGCTTCTGGCAGGTCCAACTGGTCGGCGCGGCCTACGTGCTGGCCTGCGCCGCCGGCCTGATCACCGGCGGCCGGCTCGGCGACCGCTACGGGCGTCGCCGGGTGTTCCTGGTCGGTGTCGCGGTGTTCACCCTGGCGTCGCTGGCCTGTGGCCTCGCGCCCACCGCGCCCGTGCTCATCGCCGCGCGTTTCGTGCAGGGCATCGGCGCGGCGGCATTGATCCCGCAGGAGCTGGCCCTGGTGCGCAGCATCTTCCTCGACGACGGGCGGCGCGCGAGAGCCATTCGCTGGTACGGCGTGGTACTCGGCTTCGGGGTCATCTTCGGGCTGGCCGGCGGCGGCCTGCTGGTGCAGTGGGACATCGCCGGTCTCGGCTGGCGCACGGCGTTCCTGATCAACGTACCGATCGGCGCGCTGATCCTGGCGCTCGGCCGCACCGTCGCCGAAAGTCACGCCGAAGGCTCGCCCGCACTCGACCCGGCCGGCGCGGTGCTGACCGCGCTCGCGCTGCCGGCCCTGCTGCTGCCGCTGGTCCTCGGCCAGCAGGCCGGGTGGATCTGGCTCAGCCTGATCATCGGCATCGGGCTCGCGACGGTGCTGTACCGCCAGCAACGCGCCGCGCCGGAGCCGCTGTTCCCGATCAGGGTGTTGACCACCAAGGGACTTCCCGCCGGGCTGGCCGCCATCGGGACCTTCTTCGCCGGCAACGCCGGCCTCTTCCTCATCTTCACCTACTACCTGCAAACCGGCCTCGGCCTCGACGCGCTCACCGCCGGCCTGATGTTCGTGCCGCTGGGCATCGGCTTTGTCGTCGGCTCCGGGGTCAGCGGCCGGGTCGCGTCCCGGTTCGGGCGCCGGCTGCCGTCCCTCGGTTGCCTGTTCCTGGCCGCTGTGCTCGCCACCCAGCTGGCCGTGGTGCACGCCGCTCCGGATGCCCAGAACGTGTTGCTGGCGCTGACCATCGGCGTCGTCGGTCTGGCCCAGGGGCTGGTGGTGTCGCCGTTGATCGCGGGGATCTTCGACCAGGTCTCCCCCGACGACGCGGGCGCGGTCTCCGGCGCGGCGTCCACCGTGACGCAGATCGGCCTGGCGACCGGCTTCGCCGCCGTCGGCAGCTGGTACCGGCTGATGCTCGGCGGGGACACCACCCTCGGCGGGCAGGCGTGGGCGTACTCGGCGGCGATCCTCGTGTTGATCACGCTCGCGGTCGTCACGAGCCTGCTGTGCGCCCGCCGGGAACCGAACACCGTTTCCGACCGACCTGTGTGA
- a CDS encoding heavy-metal-associated domain-containing protein codes for MAENTYTVQGMTCGHCVSSVTEEVTDVAGVSHVDVDLATGRLTVVSDADVPAADIRAAVEEAGYQLVG; via the coding sequence ATGGCCGAGAACACCTACACCGTGCAGGGCATGACCTGCGGCCACTGCGTCAGCTCGGTGACCGAGGAGGTCACCGACGTCGCGGGAGTGTCGCATGTGGACGTCGACCTGGCCACCGGCCGGCTGACCGTGGTCAGCGACGCCGACGTGCCGGCGGCGGACATCCGCGCGGCCGTTGAGGAGGCCGGCTACCAGCTGGTCGGATGA
- a CDS encoding SDR family NAD(P)-dependent oxidoreductase has translation MSSPLQSTVALVTGASSGIGRATARRLAAEGATVVLVARRQDRIDALAKEIADEGGQAVALAADLTDADDAADAVADTVEQLHRLDTLVNAAGVMLLGGSAQAPLSEWQQMVDVNVKGLLHITKAALPHLVSAAMTSPRRVADVINISSIAGRWIMPNSAVYNATKFGVTAATEAWRQEFARRNVRFSVVEPGLVETELLGHMQPAVQEGIAARFADVEPLQPEDIAEAVSYIVTSPRHRAVAEIVIRPTDQI, from the coding sequence ATGAGCAGCCCCTTGCAGTCCACCGTCGCGTTGGTCACCGGGGCCAGCAGCGGCATCGGCCGGGCCACCGCCCGCCGGCTGGCCGCCGAGGGCGCGACCGTCGTGCTGGTCGCCCGTCGCCAGGACCGGATCGACGCACTGGCAAAGGAGATAGCCGACGAGGGCGGCCAGGCCGTCGCGCTGGCCGCCGACCTGACCGACGCCGACGACGCGGCCGACGCGGTCGCCGACACCGTCGAGCAGCTGCACCGGCTGGACACCTTGGTCAACGCGGCCGGCGTCATGCTGCTCGGCGGCTCGGCCCAGGCCCCGCTGTCCGAGTGGCAGCAGATGGTCGACGTCAACGTCAAAGGGCTGCTGCACATCACCAAGGCCGCCCTGCCGCACCTCGTCTCCGCCGCCATGACGAGCCCGCGACGAGTGGCCGACGTGATCAACATCAGCTCCATCGCCGGCCGCTGGATCATGCCCAACTCCGCGGTGTACAACGCGACGAAGTTCGGCGTGACCGCCGCGACCGAGGCCTGGCGGCAGGAGTTCGCCCGCCGCAACGTCCGCTTCTCCGTGGTCGAGCCGGGACTGGTGGAGACCGAGCTGCTCGGCCACATGCAGCCCGCCGTCCAGGAGGGCATCGCCGCCCGGTTCGCCGACGTCGAGCCGCTGCAACCCGAGGACATCGCCGAGGCCGTCTCCTACATCGTCACCAGCCCGCGCCATCGGGCCGTGGCCGAGATCGTCATCCGCCCCACCGACCAGATCTGA
- the sigC gene encoding RNA polymerase sigma factor SigC: protein MPRDHDAAGDELITKLAFEAGRGDRAALAAWVRATQRDVWRFVAHLASTAVADDLTQETYLRAIGSLPRFAGRSSSRTWVLSIARRVVVDQLRTASTRPRLADVPDWHQAAETPERAARGFEDIVELRVLLDALEPERREALLLTQVLGLSYAEAAEVCGCPVGTIRSRVFRAREDLLELGREQDNAM, encoded by the coding sequence GTGCCCAGAGACCATGACGCGGCCGGCGACGAACTGATCACCAAGCTCGCGTTCGAGGCGGGCCGGGGCGATCGGGCCGCGCTCGCCGCCTGGGTGCGGGCGACCCAGCGCGACGTCTGGCGGTTCGTGGCCCACCTGGCCAGCACGGCCGTGGCCGACGATCTCACCCAGGAGACATACCTCCGGGCGATCGGCTCGCTGCCCCGGTTCGCCGGTCGGTCTTCGTCACGGACCTGGGTGCTGTCCATCGCCCGGCGGGTCGTCGTCGACCAGCTGCGCACCGCGTCCACCAGGCCACGCCTGGCCGACGTGCCGGACTGGCACCAGGCGGCCGAGACCCCCGAGCGCGCCGCGCGCGGCTTCGAGGACATCGTCGAGCTGCGCGTCCTGCTCGACGCGCTGGAGCCCGAGCGGCGGGAGGCGCTGCTGCTCACCCAGGTGCTCGGGCTGTCCTACGCCGAGGCCGCCGAGGTGTGCGGCTGCCCGGTGGGCACCATCCGGTCCCGGGTGTTCCGGGCCCGTGAGGACCTCCTCGAGCTGGGCCGCGAACAAGACAACGCGATGTGA
- a CDS encoding heavy metal translocating P-type ATPase, protein MTSAPEFVRHEIELSIGGMTCASCANRIERKLNKMAGVTATVNYATEKAKVSYPAAVTPEDLVQVVAAAGYTAELPEPVGREQPAEADPTQPLRQRLLVSAVLAAPVILLSMIPALQFADWQWLALTLASPVVVWGALPFHRKAWVNLTYGRFTMDTLISLGVGAAYLWSLYALFLGDAATPSPTGMAAMTAVSGTQIYLEVAAGVTTFILAGRYFEARAKRRSGAALQALLELGVKDVSVLRDGRERRIPLAELRVGDEFVVRPGEKIATDGVITEGSSAADLSMLTGESVPAEVGPGDAVVGATVNAGGRLVVRATWIGADTQLAQMARLVEAAQNGKASVQRLADRVSAVFVPAVIMLALFTLVAQLATDSTPQVAFSAAVAVLIVACPCALGLATPTALLVGTGRGAQLGILIKGPEVLESTRRVDTVVLDKTGTVTTGRMSLTSVHVADGVDEAEALRLAGALEDASEHPIARAIAVGAEARTGELPTVDDFRNEEGIGVQGIVEGHKVQVGRWDLPLDPSLTAAKQAAERAGRTAVAVAWDGSVRAVLVVADTVKPTSAEAVAQLKSLGLKPILLTGDNASVARAVAAEVGIDDVIAEVLPAGKVDVVAQLQRRGQVVAMVGDGVNDAAALAKADLGLAMGTGTDVAIEASDLTLVRADLRATVDAIRLSRKTLSTIRGNLCWAFAYNVAALPLAALGLLNPMIAGAAMAFSSVFVVSNSLRLRSFR, encoded by the coding sequence ATGACTTCCGCACCCGAGTTCGTCCGGCACGAGATCGAGCTGTCGATCGGCGGCATGACCTGCGCCTCCTGCGCCAACCGCATCGAACGCAAGCTCAACAAGATGGCCGGCGTCACCGCCACCGTCAACTACGCCACCGAGAAGGCCAAGGTCAGCTACCCGGCCGCCGTCACGCCGGAAGACCTGGTCCAGGTCGTGGCGGCCGCCGGCTACACCGCCGAGCTGCCCGAGCCGGTCGGGCGGGAGCAGCCGGCCGAGGCCGACCCGACCCAGCCGCTGCGTCAGCGGCTGCTGGTCTCGGCGGTGCTGGCGGCGCCGGTGATCCTGCTGTCGATGATCCCGGCGCTCCAGTTCGCCGACTGGCAGTGGCTGGCCCTGACGCTGGCGAGCCCGGTGGTGGTCTGGGGCGCGCTGCCGTTTCACCGCAAAGCCTGGGTGAACCTCACTTACGGCAGGTTCACCATGGACACGCTGATCTCGCTGGGCGTCGGCGCGGCCTACCTGTGGTCGCTGTACGCGCTGTTCCTCGGTGACGCCGCCACGCCCTCCCCGACCGGCATGGCGGCCATGACCGCCGTGTCCGGCACGCAGATCTATCTTGAGGTCGCCGCCGGCGTCACCACGTTCATCCTGGCCGGCCGCTACTTCGAAGCCCGCGCCAAGCGCCGCTCCGGGGCCGCGCTCCAGGCGCTGCTGGAGCTCGGCGTGAAGGACGTCTCCGTGCTGCGCGACGGCCGCGAGCGCCGGATCCCGCTGGCCGAGCTGCGGGTCGGCGACGAGTTCGTGGTCCGCCCCGGCGAGAAGATCGCCACCGACGGCGTGATCACCGAGGGCAGCTCGGCGGCCGACCTGAGCATGCTGACGGGCGAGTCCGTGCCGGCCGAAGTGGGGCCCGGCGACGCCGTCGTCGGCGCGACGGTGAACGCCGGCGGCCGGCTGGTCGTCCGGGCGACCTGGATCGGCGCGGACACCCAGCTGGCGCAGATGGCCCGGCTGGTCGAGGCGGCCCAGAACGGCAAGGCGTCCGTGCAGCGCCTGGCCGACCGGGTGTCCGCGGTGTTCGTGCCGGCGGTGATCATGCTCGCGCTGTTCACCCTGGTCGCCCAACTCGCCACCGACAGCACCCCGCAGGTCGCGTTCTCCGCCGCCGTCGCCGTCCTCATCGTCGCCTGCCCCTGCGCCCTTGGCCTGGCCACGCCGACCGCGCTGCTGGTCGGCACCGGTCGTGGGGCGCAGCTGGGCATCCTGATCAAGGGGCCGGAAGTGCTGGAGTCCACCCGTCGGGTGGACACCGTCGTGCTGGACAAGACCGGCACCGTCACGACCGGCCGGATGAGCCTGACCTCCGTGCACGTCGCCGACGGCGTCGATGAGGCCGAAGCGCTGCGGCTGGCCGGCGCCCTTGAGGACGCCTCCGAGCACCCGATCGCCCGGGCCATCGCCGTCGGCGCGGAGGCACGGACCGGCGAGCTGCCCACTGTTGACGATTTCCGCAACGAGGAAGGCATTGGCGTCCAAGGGATCGTCGAGGGCCACAAGGTCCAGGTCGGTCGATGGGACCTGCCGCTGGACCCGTCGCTGACAGCGGCGAAGCAGGCGGCCGAACGGGCCGGCCGCACCGCGGTCGCAGTGGCCTGGGACGGATCCGTGCGGGCGGTGCTGGTGGTCGCCGACACCGTGAAGCCGACCTCCGCCGAGGCCGTCGCCCAACTGAAGTCGTTGGGGCTCAAGCCGATCCTGCTCACCGGCGACAACGCTTCCGTCGCACGGGCCGTCGCCGCCGAGGTCGGCATCGACGACGTCATCGCCGAGGTGCTACCCGCCGGCAAGGTCGACGTGGTGGCCCAGTTGCAGCGGCGGGGGCAGGTGGTGGCGATGGTCGGCGACGGCGTGAACGACGCCGCCGCGCTGGCCAAGGCGGATCTGGGCCTGGCTATGGGCACCGGCACGGACGTGGCGATCGAGGCCAGCGACCTCACACTGGTGCGCGCCGACCTACGCGCGACTGTGGACGCGATCCGGTTGTCCCGCAAGACGTTGAGCACCATCAGGGGCAACCTGTGTTGGGCCTTCGCCTACAACGTCGCCGCCCTGCCGCTGGCCGCACTCGGCCTTCTCAACCCGATGATCGCCGGCGCCGCGATGGCCTTCTCCTCGGTGTTCGTCGTGAGCAACAGCCTGCGGCTGCGGAGTTTCCGCTGA
- a CDS encoding ABC transporter ATP-binding protein, whose product MPVLRDVNLAVDPGSVVGLVGPNGSGKSTLLRTIYKSVRPVAGAVFIDGDDVRTLSARAAARRTGAVLQDSAGTGGLTVSETVALGRNPHHGLLTRESTSDREAIAEALARTGMTPFAERLVNSLSGGERQRVLLARALAQRPRLLVLDEVTNHLDVRARFELLELVRGLGVTTLAVLHELDLAVRCCDRLVVLDQGRVVAAGPVLDALTSEVLHDVFGVHATTIRHEDGVVRITYGAQPLATRDRVAAAAATAE is encoded by the coding sequence GTGCCCGTGCTGCGCGACGTGAACCTGGCCGTAGACCCGGGCAGTGTCGTCGGTCTGGTCGGCCCCAATGGCAGCGGCAAGTCCACGCTGCTGCGCACCATCTACAAGTCCGTTCGGCCCGTCGCCGGCGCGGTTTTCATCGACGGTGACGACGTGCGGACCCTGTCCGCCCGTGCGGCCGCACGGCGCACCGGGGCCGTGCTTCAGGATTCGGCCGGGACCGGCGGCCTCACCGTGTCCGAAACCGTCGCGCTCGGGCGGAATCCGCATCACGGGCTGCTGACCCGAGAGTCCACATCGGACCGTGAGGCTATCGCCGAAGCCTTGGCGCGCACCGGCATGACGCCGTTCGCCGAACGGCTGGTCAATTCGCTGTCCGGTGGCGAACGGCAGCGGGTGCTCCTCGCCCGCGCCCTCGCCCAGCGCCCGCGGCTGTTGGTGCTGGACGAGGTCACCAATCACCTCGACGTCCGGGCCCGGTTCGAGCTGCTGGAACTCGTGCGCGGCCTGGGCGTGACCACGCTCGCCGTGCTGCACGAACTCGACCTCGCCGTGCGGTGCTGTGACAGGCTCGTGGTGCTCGATCAAGGTCGAGTGGTCGCCGCGGGCCCCGTGCTGGACGCGCTGACTTCCGAAGTGCTGCACGACGTGTTCGGTGTGCACGCAACGACGATCCGCCACGAAGACGGCGTCGTCCGCATCACCTACGGCGCACAGCCACTGGCCACGCGCGACCGGGTTGCAGCTGCGGCTGCGACAGCTGAGTAG
- a CDS encoding FecCD family ABC transporter permease: MRSDVVRTRAVAPLHGIAIGPALVVGAAVLVVVMLVSACVGAVTVPLADTWHVVLAHVTGNTAGLDPALDQIVWQYRMPRVLLAACCGIGLSVAGVVLQAVVNNPLADPYVLGLSSGASLGAVAVIVGVGGAVGGLGTSSAAFLGAMLAVGLVLLLGQQRGRLAPTRVVLAGVAVGYLLLAATNYLQLRANPNQLREVMFWTLGSVAGATWDQLGLVIAVVLGSTGGLLLFGRRLNVLSAGDEQATALGVDVRTLRLGLLAVASLLTGVLIANAGGIGFVGLMIPHLVRLTFGVDHRRVLPMSALIGGTYLVAVDLLSRTVDAPNELPLGIFTAAFGAPFFLWLLRRNQSIGGST; the protein is encoded by the coding sequence ATGCGTTCTGACGTGGTGCGCACGCGGGCAGTCGCCCCGCTGCACGGCATCGCCATCGGCCCGGCGCTGGTGGTCGGCGCGGCGGTGTTGGTCGTGGTGATGCTGGTGTCGGCCTGCGTCGGGGCGGTGACCGTGCCGCTGGCCGACACCTGGCACGTCGTGCTCGCGCACGTTACCGGCAACACCGCCGGCCTCGATCCCGCGTTGGACCAGATCGTGTGGCAGTACCGCATGCCGCGGGTGCTACTGGCCGCCTGCTGCGGCATCGGATTGTCGGTGGCGGGCGTCGTGTTGCAGGCCGTGGTGAACAATCCGCTCGCCGATCCTTACGTGCTCGGTCTTTCCTCGGGCGCGTCGCTGGGCGCGGTCGCGGTGATCGTCGGCGTCGGCGGCGCGGTCGGCGGCCTCGGTACCTCGTCGGCCGCGTTCCTCGGCGCGATGCTCGCCGTCGGCTTGGTGCTGCTGCTGGGCCAACAACGCGGCCGGCTCGCACCCACGCGCGTGGTGCTGGCCGGCGTCGCCGTCGGCTACCTGCTGCTCGCGGCGACGAATTACCTTCAGTTGCGGGCGAATCCGAACCAGCTGCGGGAAGTCATGTTCTGGACGCTGGGCAGCGTCGCCGGGGCGACCTGGGACCAGCTCGGGCTCGTCATCGCCGTGGTCCTCGGCTCAACCGGCGGCCTGCTGCTGTTCGGGCGCCGGCTCAACGTCCTCAGCGCCGGCGACGAACAGGCCACCGCCCTCGGCGTCGACGTCCGCACGCTGCGCCTGGGCCTGCTCGCGGTGGCATCGCTGCTCACCGGAGTGCTGATCGCCAACGCCGGTGGCATCGGGTTCGTCGGGCTGATGATTCCGCACCTGGTCCGGCTGACGTTCGGCGTCGACCACCGCCGGGTGCTGCCCATGTCGGCGCTGATCGGCGGCACCTACCTGGTCGCCGTCGACCTGCTCTCCCGCACCGTCGACGCGCCGAACGAGCTGCCGCTGGGCATCTTCACCGCCGCCTTCGGCGCGCCGTTCTTCCTGTGGCTGCTGCGCCGCAACCAGAGCATCGGAGGCTCCACGTGA